CGGCCTGCAGTGCGGCGGCTCCGACGGCTACTCGGGCATCACGGCGAACCCGGCGCTGGGCGCGGCCTGCGACATCCTGGTCGCGCACGGCGGCACGGTGATCCTCTCCGAGACCCCGGAGGTCTACGGCGCCGAGCACCTGCTGACCCGGCGCGCGGTCTCGCAGGAGGTCGCCGACAAGCTGATACGCCGCATCAAGTGGTGGGAGGACTACACCGCGCGCAACCACGGCAGCATGGACAACAACCCGTCGCCGGGCAACAAGGCGGGCGGCCTGACCACGATCCTCGAGAAGTCGCTGGGCGCGGTCGCCAAGGGCGGCACGACGAACCTGGTCGACGTCTACGAGTACGCCGAGCCGGTCACCGCCAAGGGCTTCGTCTTCATGGACACCCCGGGCTACGACCCGGTGTCGATCACCGGCCAGGTCGCCGGCGGCGCGAACATGGTGGTGTTCACCACCGGCCGCGGCTCCTGCTACGGCTGCAAGCCCTCGCCGTCGATCAAGCTCGCGACCAACACGCCGATGTACGAGCGGATGGTCGAGGACATGGACATCAACTGCGGCACGATCGTCGACGGCTCGACCAGCGTGCAGGAGAAGGGCCGCGAGATCTTCGAGATGGTGCTTCGCGTGGCCAGCGGCGAGCACAGCAAGAGCGAGGCGCTCGGCATCGGCAGCGAGGAGTTCATCCCGTGGTCGATCGGCGCGGTGATGTGACGTGATCCTGCTCACCAGCGACACCGAGACCAGGCCTACCGCCGCGATGCGCGCCGCGATCGCGGCGGCCGAAGTCGGCGACGAACAGAAGAACGAGGACCCGACGGTCCTGCGGCTGACCGAGCGGGTCGCGCAGCTGCTCGGCAAGGAAGCGGCGTTGTTCCTGCCGAGCGGCACGATGTGCAACGTGATCGCGGTGCGCGCCCACACCTCGCCCGGCGAGGTCGTGCTCGCCGAGCGCGACTCGCACGTGCTGCGCGCCGAGGGCGGCGGCGCGGGGATGATCTCGGGCGTGATGACCGAGCCGCTCGAGAGCGAGCGCGGCGTGTTCGGTCCTGGCGCGCTCGATGCCGCGCTCGACCGGATCGGCGCCCTGCCCTCGCCCTACGGCCCGCGCGCCCGGCTGCTTTGCCTGGAGAACACGCACAACTTCGGCGGCGGCACCGTGTGGCCCCAGGACAGGCTCGACGCGGTCTGCGACGCCGCCCGCGCGCGCGGCCTGAAAGTCCACCTCGACGGCGCCCGGCTGATGAACGCGGCGGTCGCGAACGGCCTGAGCCCGGCGCGCATCTGCGAGAAGGTCGACACCGCCTGGCTCGACTTCACCAAGGGGCTCGGCGCCCCGATCGGCGCGGTGCTCGTCGGCAGCCGCGAGTTCGTCGCCGAGGCTCGCCGCCTGCGCCAGATGGTCGGCGGCGCGATGCGCCAGGCCGGCATCGCCGCGGCCGCCTGCCTGCACGCGCTGGACCACCACGTCGAGCGCCTGGCCGAGGACCACGAAAACGCAAGGCGCCTGGCCGAAGGCCTGCAGGCGATCCCCGGCGTCCGGCTGGTCCACGGCCTGCCCGAGACCAACATCGTGTTCTTCGACCCGCGCGCCGCCGGCTGGACCGCGACCGACTTCGCGAAGGCCGCGGCCGCCAACGGCGTGAAGCTGGTGCCGGTCGCCGGGATGATCCGCGCGGTCACCCACCTCGACGTGACGCGCGAGCAGATCGACGAGGCGCTGGCCGTCATTCGCCGGATGATGGGCGTCGAATAGATTCTCTTCGTTCGCCCGGTCCGGCGGTGGCCTGGACGTGGTGACGTGAGACACCCAACGCCGATAGCCCGCCGCCGCCTGCCGGTCCAGCCGGCCCCCGATCGTGATCGTGACCGTGAATGGGCTCGGCGAGCGGGCCGGCCCTGCCTGGCGGACATTTCGGGCAAGCCGCGTGCTGACGAAGGAGCCGGCGAAAAGGGAGGAGCTCTGTCTGAGCGAGCCCGCAGGGCTCGCGAGTTGAGCTCCGACCCGCCGGCGACGAGGCAGACGCGGGAACCCCTCGCCGAAGGCGAGGGGCGCAGCCCGTGTCCGCCAGGCAGGGCCGGCCCGCTCGCCGAGCCCCGCGCCAACGACCCCAGCGGCTCAATCGACCGCAGGCCCGATCATCCTCTCCGGCCGGACCCACTCGTCGAACTGCGCCGCGCTCACGTACCCGAGCGCCAGAGCCGCCTCGCGCAGCGAGCTGGCCTCGCGGTGCGCCTTCTTCGCGATCTCGGCGGCGCGGTCGTAGCCGATGTGCGGGGCCAGCGCGGTCACCAGCATCAGCGAACGCTCGACCAGGGCGGCGATGCGCTCGCGATCGGGCTCGATGCCGCGGGCGCAGTGGCGATCGAACGAGTCCATCGCGTCGGCGAGCAGGCGCAGGCTCTGCAGCAGGCCGTGCGCGATCAGCGGCTGGTAGACGTTCAGCTCGAACTGGCCAGACGCGGCGCCGATGCCGATCGCCACGTCGTTGCCGATCACCTGCGCGCAGGCCATCGTCATCGCCTCGCACTGCGTCGGGTTCACCTTGCCGGGCATGATCGAGCTGCCGGGCTCGTTCTCCGGGATCCGGATCTCGCCGAGCCCCGCCCTCGGGCCGCTCGCCAGCCAGCGCACGTCGTTGGCGATCTTGGTCAGCGCGAGCGCGAGCACCCGCAACGCGCCGTGCAGCGCCGCCGCCGGCTCGTGGCCCGCCAGCGCGGCGAAGCGGTTGGGCGCCGGCTCGAACGCAAGGCCGAGCCGCTCCGCCAGCAGCGCGCACACCCGCTCGCCGAAGCGGGGGTGCGTATTCATGCCGGTGCCGACCGCGGTGCCGCCGATCGCCAGCCGTGCGATCGCCGGACGGGCCGCCTCGATCGCGGCGCGGGCCCGGTCGAGCTGGCCGACCCAGCCCGAGATCTCCTGGCCGAGGGTGAGCGGCGTCGCGTCCTGCAGATGGGTGCGGCCGATCTTGACCAGGACCGCGAATTCGCGCGCCTTGCCGTCGAGCGTGGCCCGCAGCGCGTCCAGCGCGGGCAGCAGCCGGCCGGCCACCGCCACCGCCGCGGCGACGTGGATCGCGGTCGGCATCACGTCGTTCGACGACTGCCCGCGGTTGACCTCGTCGTTCGGGTGCACCCGCCGGCGCTCGCCCCGCTCCCCGCCCAGCAGCTCCGACCCGCGGTTGGCCAGCACCTCGTTCATGTTCATGTTGGTCTGGGTGCCAGAGCCGGTCTGCCAGACCGACAGCGGGAACTCGCCGTCGTGCGCGCCGGCGAGCACCTCTTCGGCGGCGGCGGCGATCGCGCCGGCCTTCGCGGCCTCGAGCAGCCCCAGCTCGCGGTTGACCTGCGCGGCCGCCCGCTTGACCTCGGCCAGCGCGTGCAGCAGTTCGCGGGGCCATTTCTCGGTCGAGATCGCGAAGTGATGAAGGGAGCGCTGCGTCTGCGCCCCCCAGAGCCTGCCGGCGGGCACCTCGATCGGCCCGAATGCGTCGCGCTCGGTTCTGGTGTCGCTCATGTCGGCCTCCCGATCGTGTGAGGGCCCGACCAAGCCTACGCCACACGCCTCGCGAAACACCAGCACGGCGCCAAGGAATAGCGCCTGGCCGCCCGGCGCTTTGCTACGCTGCCGGGCGGCGTCGCGGCGCCCGCTCCGCTCGCGGGCGGACTGCCGCGAAGTGCATCGCGCCGATCCTTCCCCCGCATCGAACACGACCTACAACGGAGTTCCTCGAATGAGCTTTCCCCGTCGCCAGTTCCTCCGCGCCGGCCTCGGCCTGACCGCGGCCAGCGCCCTGCCCTTCG
This genomic window from Zeimonas sediminis contains:
- a CDS encoding threonine aldolase family protein; translated protein: MILLTSDTETRPTAAMRAAIAAAEVGDEQKNEDPTVLRLTERVAQLLGKEAALFLPSGTMCNVIAVRAHTSPGEVVLAERDSHVLRAEGGGAGMISGVMTEPLESERGVFGPGALDAALDRIGALPSPYGPRARLLCLENTHNFGGGTVWPQDRLDAVCDAARARGLKVHLDGARLMNAAVANGLSPARICEKVDTAWLDFTKGLGAPIGAVLVGSREFVAEARRLRQMVGGAMRQAGIAAAACLHALDHHVERLAEDHENARRLAEGLQAIPGVRLVHGLPETNIVFFDPRAAGWTATDFAKAAAANGVKLVPVAGMIRAVTHLDVTREQIDEALAVIRRMMGVE
- the fumC gene encoding class II fumarate hydratase, whose protein sequence is MSDTRTERDAFGPIEVPAGRLWGAQTQRSLHHFAISTEKWPRELLHALAEVKRAAAQVNRELGLLEAAKAGAIAAAAEEVLAGAHDGEFPLSVWQTGSGTQTNMNMNEVLANRGSELLGGERGERRRVHPNDEVNRGQSSNDVMPTAIHVAAAVAVAGRLLPALDALRATLDGKAREFAVLVKIGRTHLQDATPLTLGQEISGWVGQLDRARAAIEAARPAIARLAIGGTAVGTGMNTHPRFGERVCALLAERLGLAFEPAPNRFAALAGHEPAAALHGALRVLALALTKIANDVRWLASGPRAGLGEIRIPENEPGSSIMPGKVNPTQCEAMTMACAQVIGNDVAIGIGAASGQFELNVYQPLIAHGLLQSLRLLADAMDSFDRHCARGIEPDRERIAALVERSLMLVTALAPHIGYDRAAEIAKKAHREASSLREAALALGYVSAAQFDEWVRPERMIGPAVD